One part of the Dyadobacter sp. 676 genome encodes these proteins:
- a CDS encoding NAD(P)/FAD-dependent oxidoreductase, giving the protein MDPKKVVIVGGGFAGINLAQKLSRNKSFRIVLVDKNNYNFFPPLLYQVATGFLEASNISYPFRKFFQGKDNLRFCLGAFRQVFPNEKRIDTESGDIYYDYLVFATGTETNYFGMENVRKNAVPMKTVQDALALRNHILRLKEQATRESDPARRKRLLSIVVAGAGPTGVEVSGMLAEMHKSIFKRDYPELKKEEVQIYLVDALPVVLNPMSKKSQEETLAELRGLGIQVLLDHAVKDYDNGIVTFANGKTIETETLIWTSGVTATALPGLPAEVLGRGKRVQVDQYNRVKGFDDIFAIGDICIMDSDEGFPNGHPQLAQVAIQQGRNLAQNLRLWLEGRPPRPFRYKDKGTMAIIGVNKAVADLPGMHFKGFIAYFLWLVVHLFSLIRYRNRVKTFYNWMVAFFTRDQSLRFILDAKPEKPGL; this is encoded by the coding sequence ATGGATCCAAAGAAAGTAGTTATTGTAGGAGGGGGCTTTGCGGGCATCAATCTGGCACAAAAGCTTTCCCGGAATAAATCGTTCCGCATCGTGCTGGTGGATAAGAACAATTACAATTTCTTCCCGCCATTGCTTTACCAGGTTGCCACAGGCTTTCTGGAAGCGTCGAATATCAGCTATCCTTTCCGCAAATTTTTTCAGGGGAAAGACAACCTCCGGTTTTGCCTCGGGGCATTCAGGCAAGTGTTTCCAAACGAGAAACGGATAGATACCGAAAGCGGCGATATTTATTACGACTACCTCGTGTTCGCGACCGGCACCGAAACCAACTATTTTGGTATGGAAAACGTGCGCAAGAACGCGGTGCCGATGAAAACCGTCCAGGATGCCCTGGCGTTACGCAACCATATTCTCCGGCTGAAAGAACAGGCAACGAGGGAAAGCGACCCGGCCAGACGGAAAAGGCTGCTGTCCATTGTGGTGGCAGGCGCCGGGCCTACGGGGGTGGAAGTTTCGGGAATGCTGGCGGAAATGCATAAAAGCATTTTTAAAAGAGACTATCCTGAACTGAAAAAGGAAGAAGTACAAATTTACCTCGTGGACGCGCTGCCGGTGGTATTGAATCCGATGAGCAAAAAATCGCAGGAAGAAACGCTGGCGGAATTGCGCGGATTGGGCATTCAGGTGCTGCTGGATCACGCTGTAAAGGATTATGACAACGGAATAGTCACATTCGCAAACGGAAAGACCATCGAAACGGAAACGTTGATATGGACGTCCGGCGTAACCGCCACCGCATTGCCCGGGTTGCCGGCGGAAGTCCTTGGCAGGGGCAAGCGCGTGCAGGTTGACCAGTATAACCGCGTGAAGGGTTTCGACGACATCTTTGCCATCGGCGATATCTGCATCATGGATTCGGACGAGGGCTTTCCCAACGGGCATCCGCAACTCGCGCAGGTCGCGATTCAGCAGGGCAGGAACCTGGCCCAAAATCTGCGGTTGTGGCTCGAAGGGCGACCGCCCAGGCCATTCAGGTACAAGGATAAAGGTACGATGGCGATTATCGGGGTGAATAAGGCGGTCGCCGATTTGCCCGGTATGCATTTCAAAGGATTCATTGCCTATTTTCTGTGGCTTGTCGTGCACCTGTTTTCGTTGATCCGCTACCGTAACCGCGTTAAGACGTTTTACAACTGGATGGTGGCGTTTTTTACAAGGGACCAATCCCTGCGTTTCATCCTCGACGCGAAGCCTGAAAAACCAGGCCTCTAA
- a CDS encoding alpha/beta hydrolase yields the protein MRFIESKAGGTGEPVKILVHEVGQGKPALFVSGWPLSHEMWEYQFNVLPKHGIRCIGYDRRGFGRSDKPWNGYDYDTLAGDLKAVIDGLDLNDVVLVGFSMGGGEVVRYLSRYGSGKVSKAVLISSVLPYMLLTDDNPEGLPQDMFDGFVKDIENDRPKFLSHFARDFYGNGFLNNAVSDELLQWHSMLALQGSGRATTQCIRSFSATDFRNEISLLDIPVLIIHGEDDKTVPLKVSSERTSEMLPGAEYIVYESAPHGLFVTHKERLNQNLIQFINQEVVTISNPYTDIVT from the coding sequence ATGAGATTTATAGAATCAAAAGCGGGGGGAACCGGCGAGCCGGTAAAAATCCTCGTGCACGAAGTAGGGCAGGGAAAGCCCGCCTTATTTGTTTCCGGCTGGCCGCTAAGCCATGAAATGTGGGAGTATCAGTTCAATGTGCTGCCCAAACACGGCATTCGCTGCATAGGCTATGACCGTCGCGGCTTCGGCAGGTCCGACAAGCCCTGGAACGGGTACGACTACGACACGCTGGCGGGGGACCTCAAAGCGGTGATCGACGGACTGGATCTGAACGATGTAGTGCTCGTCGGCTTCTCCATGGGCGGTGGCGAGGTGGTCCGCTACCTGAGCCGTTACGGTAGCGGCAAAGTCTCGAAAGCCGTGCTGATCAGCTCGGTACTTCCCTATATGCTCCTGACCGACGATAATCCCGAAGGTTTGCCACAGGATATGTTCGACGGTTTCGTAAAGGACATCGAGAATGACCGTCCGAAATTTCTGTCGCATTTCGCCAGGGATTTTTACGGAAACGGGTTCCTGAACAACGCGGTAAGCGACGAGCTGCTCCAATGGCATAGCATGCTGGCATTGCAGGGCTCGGGGCGTGCTACCACGCAATGTATCCGCAGTTTCAGCGCCACCGATTTCCGCAATGAAATTTCGCTGCTCGATATCCCGGTGCTGATCATTCACGGCGAGGACGACAAAACGGTCCCTCTCAAAGTGAGCAGCGAACGCACTTCCGAAATGCTGCCGGGCGCGGAATATATTGTATACGAAAGCGCACCGCATGGCCTTTTCGTAACGCATAAAGAGCGGTTAAACCAGAACCTTATCCAGTTTATCAACCAGGAGGTGGTCACGATCAGTAACCCGTACACCGATATCGTGACGTAG
- a CDS encoding SDR family oxidoreductase — protein MSLDIDTRGQTQSAQPGIEEVMDPAPVVIRENYRGSGKLQGKTALITGGDSGIGRSVAVHFAREGADIAIVYLNESQDAADTKAMVEAEGKNCLLIQGDIRSEAFCKEAVSRAVNEFGKLNILVNNAAEQHPRESVDQISAGQLNDTFATNIFSFFYFTQAALPHLSQGDSIINTTSVTAYHGSPSLLDYSSTKGAIVAYTRSLAGNLAEKGIRVNAVAPGPIWTPLIPSTFDSERVKKFGRDTPFKRPGQPCEVATCYVFLASEDASYMSGQVLHPNGGQVVNG, from the coding sequence ATGAGTTTAGACATCGATACCCGCGGGCAGACGCAAAGCGCCCAGCCCGGCATAGAGGAAGTTATGGACCCGGCACCGGTGGTGATCCGGGAAAACTATCGCGGAAGCGGCAAACTGCAAGGAAAAACGGCGCTCATCACCGGCGGGGACAGCGGAATAGGCCGCTCCGTAGCCGTTCATTTCGCACGAGAGGGCGCCGATATCGCCATCGTTTACCTGAACGAAAGCCAGGACGCCGCCGATACCAAGGCGATGGTGGAAGCCGAAGGCAAAAACTGCCTACTGATCCAGGGCGACATCCGCAGCGAGGCATTTTGCAAAGAGGCCGTCAGCCGTGCCGTCAATGAGTTCGGCAAACTGAACATTCTCGTAAACAACGCCGCCGAGCAACATCCCAGGGAAAGCGTCGACCAGATCTCCGCGGGACAGTTGAACGACACATTTGCGACGAACATTTTCTCCTTTTTCTATTTCACCCAGGCCGCCTTGCCACATCTGAGCCAGGGAGATTCAATCATCAACACCACTTCGGTAACGGCATACCACGGCAGCCCTTCGCTGCTCGACTATTCTTCCACGAAGGGGGCTATTGTGGCCTACACCCGATCGCTGGCGGGCAATCTTGCCGAAAAAGGGATCCGGGTGAACGCCGTGGCGCCGGGCCCGATATGGACGCCGCTGATCCCCTCCACCTTCGACTCGGAGCGGGTCAAGAAATTCGGAAGGGATACGCCATTCAAGCGGCCGGGGCAACCTTGCGAGGTAGCTACATGCTATGTGTTCCTGGCGAGCGAGGACGCTTCCTATATGAGCGGGCAGGTGCTGCATCCCAACGGCGGGCAGGTTGTGAACGGGTAA
- a CDS encoding VOC family protein — MKINFKRLDHIMLCIPPGAEQRAREFYGGVLGLEELTDLGYPLPNGAIWFQMGDIQLHIRAEAVHDLSQRHPAFEVQDLEAARALLEQHGVPVKNESKIPDRNRFSFRDPFGNRIELIEMIA, encoded by the coding sequence ATGAAAATAAACTTCAAAAGACTCGACCACATCATGCTCTGCATCCCTCCCGGCGCAGAGCAGCGGGCCCGCGAATTTTACGGAGGCGTACTGGGCCTCGAAGAACTGACCGATCTGGGCTACCCGCTCCCCAACGGCGCGATCTGGTTCCAGATGGGCGATATCCAGCTCCATATCCGGGCCGAAGCGGTCCACGACCTTTCACAGCGCCATCCGGCATTTGAGGTTCAGGACCTGGAAGCAGCCCGGGCCCTTCTGGAACAGCATGGTGTCCCGGTCAAGAATGAAAGCAAGATCCCCGACCGTAACCGCTTCTCCTTCCGCGACCCGTTCGGGAACCGTATCGAACTGATCGAAATGATCGCATAA
- a CDS encoding CorA family divalent cation transporter has protein sequence MIRTIADSSQYPFEWIDVMDPDEEELRQIRAKYALHESSVKDWLQPDHLPKYEDVGTYVFIIFRMHSEKITSRADTVAELTDKLAIFMTPESVITMHKKEWGAPELIREQQVDQHACEDTLHLVNEIIKSCIATYEAPSVKLTNDIEYYEENMFLKNRKASLLKGLYFLRRRVEVTRRILMLSHDIVDKMDRPGHSNTYTRDTRDLYLKLHNIYDTLLENMNHLVMVYFSISSQRTNEIVRVLTVFSVFFMPLTFIVGIYGMNFDFMPELRLKWGYPGGDDPDGFHHFRDLCVV, from the coding sequence ATGATCAGGACCATTGCAGATTCGTCCCAATATCCGTTCGAATGGATCGATGTGATGGACCCCGACGAAGAAGAACTCCGGCAGATCAGGGCGAAATATGCGCTGCACGAATCGTCGGTCAAGGACTGGCTGCAACCCGACCACCTTCCCAAATACGAGGATGTGGGCACCTATGTATTCATTATTTTCAGGATGCACAGCGAAAAGATAACGTCCCGGGCGGATACCGTCGCCGAACTGACCGACAAGCTGGCTATTTTTATGACCCCGGAAAGCGTGATCACTATGCACAAAAAGGAATGGGGCGCCCCGGAGCTCATCCGCGAACAGCAGGTGGACCAGCACGCCTGCGAGGACACGCTGCACCTGGTGAATGAAATTATCAAAAGTTGTATCGCCACATACGAGGCGCCGTCGGTAAAGCTGACCAACGACATCGAGTACTACGAGGAAAATATGTTCCTCAAAAACCGGAAGGCGTCGCTTTTGAAAGGATTGTATTTTTTGAGAAGAAGGGTGGAGGTAACGCGTCGTATACTGATGCTGTCGCACGACATTGTCGACAAAATGGACCGGCCCGGGCATTCGAATACCTACACGCGCGACACGCGCGACCTGTATCTTAAACTGCACAACATTTACGACACCCTTCTCGAGAATATGAACCACCTGGTGATGGTTTATTTCTCGATTTCCTCGCAGCGTACCAACGAGATCGTGCGTGTGCTGACGGTATTTTCGGTGTTTTTCATGCCGCTGACTTTCATAGTAGGCATTTACGGCATGAATTTCGATTTCATGCCCGAGTTGCGGCTGAAATGGGGTTATCCGGGGGGTGATGATCCTGATGGGTTTCATCACTTTCGGGATTTATGTGTGGTTTAA
- a CDS encoding PAS domain S-box protein: MNDLRKELLKLLQKEECVFDFIQDAATDGLLIWRHSDSHTCWPDARLQRTLTQRTQSSDSTDPLPALLNSRSFILHMESARAHFPESREPCTGIVRVLRDDLQVVRLQVTSVSVFSEEQGWLILSGFRHDGPIPDLPGLITGTELYRSFLNSNSIYVTCIDLEGNYKYVNDHFCEFFGLDRNELIGTSSLAGIVPDDVAKCVQAGEQCFVNPGTPNPVVLRKYASGDGVKTTQWEFTGIADENGVVTEIVCVGYDITQQLKVEEDLSVLVSNMQDVLFTISPAGVFSYVSPSWTSMYGYTVEETVGRPFTEFIHPDDFHVCFEALRITAETGVPVPGGVEHRIRHKNGAWSWSNTSANIDPVSKDIILTSHDITELRNSRERLKELAIVASNTTDYIVITDASGNITWVNKAYETHTGYHRREVEGKNPMLMLRGPETDPDTLERIWQFCKDKKIVREEVLCYTKSGEKYWVDLKITPVFDDYGNCTNFIAVERNITARKESEQELRRIKDLQEQTNSVARVGGWELYARTGELYWSSTTREIHEVGPDYQPEIETAILFYKEGPGREVIKRVLAEGLSRGTPWDTELQLVTAKGNELWVRTIGKAEMVDGACVRLYGAFQDITHRKQAEVDIMNSEAKFRSLYDSTSDAVILFDRTGYLDCNGAALKMFGIDSVKTLTEMPMGDLSGLSEQGMEGTRRDGDRHVQQVYEKGTHSFEWKYRRFGEPKESFIAEVLLNLIRINDTEIIQAVIRDITLRKRAELELLEAREQAEAASKLKSEFLANMSHEIRTPLNGVVGFTDLLMKTNLDETQQQYMSMVFQSANSLMDIINDILDFSKIEAGKLELTPEKTNLLEVCGQVADMVTYQAQQKHLEMLLNIPADIPQMVWCDSVRLRQILVNLLSNAVKFTIKGEIELKIELLSTVSGLEYTFRFSVRDTGIGIDPQNQRRIFDAFSQEDSSTTKRFGGTGLGLTISNSLLGLMDSRLQLASELEKGSTFFFDVTFRAVEGEDSFEWENVEQIRKVLIVDNNNRNGQILKDMLGNKQIGSDYIDNGEEACRLLASGKPYDVVLIDSQMPGWDGIETIRNIRKLENGEQKQPVILLNDSFDEEALRAIGNELDIKHFLVKPVKIRQLFQALSDLGLKSERLETGPQIVVRENRVEDIYETDEVKILIAEDHKINMLLVKSMLAKILPNSELIEAANGREAVAAFREFNPEIVFMDIQMPEMNGYEATREIREAEGGTHVPIIALTAGTVVGEREKCIEAGMDDYLTKPVLKDTLEAAIRKWLYKK; the protein is encoded by the coding sequence ATGAATGATCTAAGGAAGGAGCTGTTGAAGCTGCTGCAAAAGGAGGAGTGTGTATTTGACTTTATCCAGGACGCAGCCACAGACGGATTACTGATTTGGAGACATTCAGACTCCCATACCTGCTGGCCCGACGCGAGGCTGCAACGAACCCTTACCCAACGAACGCAATCATCCGATAGCACCGACCCCTTACCAGCGCTTTTGAATAGCCGCTCCTTCATATTGCATATGGAGAGCGCCCGTGCGCATTTTCCCGAAAGCCGGGAACCGTGCACAGGGATCGTGCGTGTTCTGCGCGACGATCTGCAGGTCGTGCGCCTGCAGGTAACCTCCGTTTCCGTATTCTCGGAGGAGCAGGGCTGGCTCATTTTGTCGGGCTTCCGCCATGACGGCCCGATACCGGACCTGCCGGGCCTTATTACCGGTACCGAACTTTACAGGTCCTTCCTGAACAGCAATTCGATATACGTCACCTGCATCGATCTCGAAGGAAATTACAAATATGTAAACGATCATTTTTGCGAGTTTTTCGGGCTCGACAGGAATGAGCTCATAGGCACGTCGTCGCTCGCAGGGATTGTGCCTGACGATGTGGCAAAGTGCGTACAGGCGGGGGAGCAATGCTTTGTCAATCCGGGAACGCCTAATCCGGTGGTGCTGCGGAAGTACGCCTCGGGCGACGGCGTTAAAACAACGCAATGGGAGTTCACGGGGATTGCGGATGAAAACGGCGTCGTTACAGAGATTGTGTGCGTGGGCTACGATATTACGCAACAGCTCAAAGTCGAGGAGGACCTTTCCGTGCTAGTGTCCAACATGCAGGACGTGCTTTTCACGATCTCGCCCGCCGGGGTTTTCAGTTACGTGTCGCCCAGCTGGACGTCGATGTACGGATATACAGTGGAAGAGACGGTGGGCAGGCCGTTTACCGAGTTTATTCATCCCGACGATTTCCATGTCTGCTTCGAGGCGTTGCGGATCACCGCCGAAACGGGTGTGCCGGTGCCAGGCGGCGTAGAGCACCGCATCAGGCACAAGAACGGAGCCTGGTCATGGAGCAATACCAGTGCAAACATCGATCCCGTCAGCAAGGACATCATCCTGACAAGCCATGACATTACGGAACTCCGCAATTCCAGGGAGCGCTTGAAGGAACTGGCTATTGTTGCCTCCAACACCACCGATTACATCGTTATCACCGATGCAAGCGGAAATATCACGTGGGTCAACAAAGCTTACGAAACGCACACAGGTTATCACAGAAGGGAAGTTGAAGGAAAGAACCCGATGCTGATGCTCCGGGGGCCGGAAACAGACCCCGACACACTCGAGCGCATCTGGCAGTTTTGCAAAGACAAGAAGATTGTCAGGGAGGAGGTGCTTTGTTATACCAAATCGGGTGAGAAATACTGGGTCGACCTTAAAATCACGCCCGTATTCGACGATTATGGCAATTGTACCAATTTCATTGCCGTCGAAAGGAACATAACGGCGCGCAAGGAATCCGAACAGGAGCTGAGGCGGATCAAAGACCTTCAGGAGCAAACCAACAGCGTCGCCCGCGTAGGCGGATGGGAGCTGTATGCACGCACGGGCGAGCTTTACTGGTCGTCTACCACCAGGGAAATCCATGAAGTTGGCCCCGATTATCAGCCGGAAATCGAAACCGCCATCCTGTTTTACAAGGAAGGGCCGGGCAGGGAAGTCATTAAGCGGGTCCTGGCGGAGGGACTTTCACGTGGTACTCCCTGGGACACAGAGTTGCAACTGGTCACGGCAAAAGGCAACGAGTTGTGGGTCAGGACGATCGGGAAGGCGGAAATGGTCGATGGCGCATGCGTGCGGCTGTATGGTGCTTTCCAGGACATCACGCACCGAAAGCAGGCGGAAGTGGACATCATGAATTCCGAAGCCAAATTCCGCAGCCTGTACGACTCTACAAGCGATGCGGTAATCCTCTTCGATCGTACCGGTTATCTCGATTGCAACGGGGCCGCATTGAAAATGTTCGGGATCGATTCGGTGAAAACCCTGACGGAAATGCCCATGGGAGACTTGTCGGGACTGAGCGAGCAGGGAATGGAGGGGACGCGGCGCGACGGTGACCGGCATGTTCAGCAGGTTTATGAAAAGGGTACGCACAGTTTCGAGTGGAAATACAGGCGGTTCGGCGAGCCGAAGGAGTCGTTTATCGCCGAGGTGCTCCTGAACCTGATCCGGATCAATGATACGGAGATTATTCAGGCCGTGATCCGCGACATTACCCTGCGCAAGCGAGCGGAACTAGAACTGCTCGAAGCGCGCGAACAAGCGGAGGCGGCGAGTAAACTGAAATCGGAATTTCTCGCGAATATGAGCCATGAAATCCGGACGCCGCTCAACGGCGTGGTCGGATTTACCGATTTGCTGATGAAAACCAACCTGGACGAGACCCAGCAGCAATATATGTCGATGGTCTTCCAGTCGGCCAATTCACTGATGGACATTATCAACGACATTCTCGATTTTTCCAAAATAGAGGCGGGGAAACTCGAATTGACTCCCGAAAAGACGAACCTGCTGGAAGTATGCGGGCAGGTGGCCGATATGGTGACCTATCAGGCACAGCAGAAGCACCTCGAAATGTTGCTCAATATTCCGGCCGATATCCCGCAGATGGTCTGGTGCGATTCGGTGCGTTTGCGGCAGATACTCGTGAACCTGCTCAGCAACGCGGTGAAATTCACCATCAAGGGGGAGATCGAACTGAAAATCGAGCTGTTGAGTACGGTAAGCGGCCTGGAATACACCTTCCGGTTCTCCGTACGCGACACCGGCATCGGTATCGACCCGCAGAACCAGCGCCGCATTTTCGATGCATTCTCACAGGAAGATTCTTCCACCACCAAGCGTTTCGGCGGTACCGGGCTGGGGCTTACCATTTCGAACAGCCTGCTCGGGTTGATGGACAGCCGTTTGCAACTCGCGAGTGAACTGGAAAAGGGCAGTACATTCTTTTTCGACGTGACGTTCAGAGCGGTGGAAGGCGAGGACAGTTTCGAATGGGAAAATGTGGAGCAGATCCGGAAAGTGCTCATCGTCGACAATAACAACCGCAACGGGCAGATTTTGAAAGACATGCTGGGCAACAAGCAAATCGGATCGGACTATATCGATAACGGGGAGGAAGCCTGCCGGTTACTGGCGTCGGGCAAGCCGTATGACGTGGTGCTGATCGACAGCCAGATGCCCGGCTGGGACGGTATCGAAACCATCCGCAACATCAGGAAGCTGGAAAACGGGGAGCAGAAACAACCGGTGATATTGCTCAACGATTCATTCGACGAAGAGGCGTTGCGGGCCATCGGGAATGAATTGGATATCAAACATTTCTTGGTAAAACCTGTCAAAATCCGGCAGCTCTTTCAGGCACTTTCGGATCTCGGCCTCAAATCGGAAAGATTGGAAACCGGGCCGCAAATCGTCGTACGGGAAAACCGGGTGGAAGACATTTATGAAACAGATGAAGTGAAAATACTCATAGCCGAAGATCACAAGATCAACATGCTTCTTGTGAAGTCCATGCTCGCCAAGATACTGCCAAACAGCGAGCTGATCGAAGCGGCCAACGGGAGGGAAGCGGTTGCGGCATTCCGCGAGTTCAATCCCGAAATTGTCTTTATGGACATTCAAATGCCCGAAATGAATGGCTACGAAGCCACGCGGGAAATTAGGGAGGCGGAAGGCGGTACGCACGTGCCGATCATCGCCCTCACCGCCGGCACCGTCGTGGGCGAGCGCGAGAAATGCATTGAAGCCGGAATGGACGATTACCTGACCAAACCGGTATTGAAAGACACGCTGGAAGCCGCTATCCGCAAATGGCTCTATAAAAAATAA
- a CDS encoding cupin, giving the protein MDTTQPHIYHFNDDGSIPNNKLPLLVYHGVSGLTGHEGATWFEKRFAANNWTNSWRNGVFPYHHYHSITHEVLGVYAGNALLHMGGENGEKLHVRAGDVVVIPAGVGHKKLEASADFAVVGAYPDGRDYDILRGEPGDRPRALENIAKVPVPGLDPIMGAKEGLSKIWV; this is encoded by the coding sequence ATGGATACGACACAACCACATATCTACCATTTCAACGACGACGGCAGTATTCCCAACAACAAACTGCCGCTCCTGGTTTATCACGGTGTTTCCGGGTTAACCGGGCACGAAGGCGCGACCTGGTTCGAAAAACGCTTTGCCGCGAACAACTGGACGAATTCGTGGCGGAATGGCGTGTTTCCCTACCATCATTATCACAGCATCACGCACGAGGTGCTCGGTGTATATGCGGGGAACGCGTTGCTTCACATGGGCGGCGAGAACGGGGAAAAGCTGCACGTCCGGGCAGGCGACGTAGTGGTGATACCTGCCGGTGTGGGCCACAAAAAGCTGGAAGCCTCGGCGGATTTTGCCGTCGTGGGCGCTTATCCCGACGGGCGCGACTACGACATCCTGCGTGGCGAACCGGGCGACAGGCCGCGTGCGCTGGAAAATATCGCCAAGGTGCCGGTACCGGGCCTCGACCCGATTATGGGTGCCAAAGAAGGGTTATCCAAAATATGGGTGTAG
- a CDS encoding amidohydrolase family protein produces MKNLFLLLPLLGSLAGGHGLAQTTGPILLKNATVIDGTGAAPKVRTDILIDQGKIVSVEKGIKAAGAREIDLTGKTVMPSLVCAHAHVGTLKGTTSSADNYTRENLLRHLKKYEDYGVSAVLAMGTDRPLIFNGFIDSTQRGQLPGARLYSAGYGFNTPDPNPGSWMNLLLRPNAPEEVPAMMDKLAAVKPTVVKIWVDDHGGNAQKMKPEIYQAIIREAHKRNIRVAAHLFYAEDARKLTEAGIDIIAHSIRDKEVDQDLLMKMKQKNVTYIPTLSLDEYQFAYADNPYWLNDAFFKASLEPGVFEMITDKAYGEKIKNSPDYQRNMSAFKTAMTNLKKIHDAGIPVALGTDSGAFPVRTQGFTEHLEMELMTQAGLTPAQAITIATRNAATALRIGHEKGTLEKGKKADLLVLSANPFHDIRNTRKIESVWKEGKEVSKGPLPR; encoded by the coding sequence ATGAAAAACCTCTTCCTGCTACTGCCCTTGCTTGGCTCCCTCGCAGGCGGCCACGGCCTGGCACAAACGACCGGCCCCATATTGCTTAAAAACGCGACCGTGATCGACGGCACAGGCGCCGCTCCGAAGGTGCGTACGGACATCCTCATTGACCAGGGAAAGATCGTCTCGGTTGAAAAAGGCATCAAAGCCGCCGGTGCCCGCGAAATAGACCTGACCGGAAAGACCGTCATGCCCTCGCTCGTGTGTGCGCACGCCCATGTAGGAACGCTCAAAGGAACGACCTCGTCGGCCGACAACTACACACGCGAGAACCTGCTCCGCCATCTGAAAAAGTACGAGGATTACGGCGTGAGCGCGGTGCTGGCCATGGGAACGGACCGCCCGCTGATATTCAACGGGTTCATAGACTCCACACAGCGCGGGCAGTTGCCGGGCGCACGGCTCTATTCGGCCGGCTACGGTTTTAATACACCCGACCCTAACCCTGGCTCCTGGATGAACCTCCTGCTACGCCCCAACGCGCCGGAGGAAGTTCCGGCTATGATGGATAAACTCGCGGCGGTGAAACCGACTGTCGTGAAAATCTGGGTCGACGACCATGGCGGTAATGCGCAAAAAATGAAGCCGGAGATTTACCAGGCCATTATCCGGGAAGCGCATAAACGCAACATTCGCGTGGCAGCCCATCTTTTTTACGCCGAAGACGCCCGCAAACTAACCGAAGCCGGTATCGATATTATCGCCCATAGCATCCGGGACAAGGAAGTTGACCAGGACTTGCTTATGAAAATGAAGCAGAAAAATGTAACCTACATTCCGACTTTATCGCTCGACGAGTACCAGTTTGCATACGCAGACAATCCTTACTGGCTCAACGACGCCTTTTTCAAGGCTTCCCTCGAACCGGGCGTGTTTGAAATGATTACCGACAAAGCCTATGGTGAAAAGATTAAAAATTCCCCCGATTACCAGCGGAATATGTCGGCCTTTAAAACGGCAATGACCAATTTGAAAAAAATTCATGACGCCGGCATTCCCGTAGCGCTGGGCACCGACTCGGGCGCATTTCCGGTACGCACGCAGGGATTCACGGAGCATCTTGAAATGGAGCTGATGACCCAGGCGGGCCTCACTCCCGCGCAGGCCATTACCATAGCCACCCGCAATGCCGCTACCGCCCTACGCATCGGTCATGAGAAAGGCACGCTCGAAAAAGGAAAAAAAGCCGATTTGCTCGTCCTCTCCGCCAATCCTTTCCACGATATCCGGAACACAAGGAAGATCGAATCCGTTTGGAAAGAAGGGAAGGAGGTAAGTAAAGGGCCATTGCCAAGATGA